ACCCTCCTGGCCCGGACGATCTCTTCCACCGCGGCATCCACCTTGTCCATTTCGAGGCTTCTCTGGGTCTCGACGATGGCACTGGAAAGGGTATCCGAGAGCTTCTTGCCCACCACGGCGGGCGAATCGGTTTCCAAGATATCCACGGGGATGTTCTGAAACCCTTCTACCGCAGCGAGATCCGCAGCCAGAGAGAGTTTCAGATCCTGGAATCCGCGGTATCCCAAGGTTCGGCAGAAGCGGCTGACCGTGGCCTCGCTTACATCGAGGAGTCTCGCAAAATCCGTGATCGAGAGATCGAGCCTCTGAGGGGGACTCCTTTTCAAGTGGTCCGCAATCTTCTTTTCCGATCGCCGCAGGGTGAGATAGCTCCTTTCGACCCGGTCGGAGAAACTGCCTGGGAGGTGCGAAATTTCTTTCATGATATCTCTTAGACCACAAGACAACCGAAAAGTCAAGGGCTCTACGCTCCAAAATGGGGCCGTAATCCTTGGACGGAGAGAGTTCTCACCCCTCTCCTCGAGAGAACTCCCCCTTTCACAGCCTACGGCCTCGGTCTTCCCCTGAAAACCCGCAGACCACCTTCCCCCGCCTCCCCCCGGACAAAGAAAGGCCTGCGAGCCATCTTAATCCCCGGAAATCGCCGCGGGACCCAATCTTGACAGAGATTTCCTTATCGACTACTATTCGTACACTCTCGTGTTTGTGAGCGGAAGACCCGTGATCAGAGTGGAAAACCTGACAAAAAAATACAACGGTTTCAAGGCGGTGGACGGCCTCAATCTGAGGGTAGAACAGGGGGAGATTTATGGGTTCTTGGGGCCCAACGGAGCCGGCAAGACCACCACGATCTTGATGCTCCTGAACATAGTCAAGCCCAGCAGCGGCCGAGTCTTTCTGCTGGGCCAAGAACTCACCCGGGCCAATCTGAGGATCAAGACAAGGGTGGGGGTCGTTTCGGAAAAACAGTACCTTTACAAGGAGATGACGGCGGGAGAGTATCTCGATTTTTTCGGCTATCTCTACCAGGTCCCTGACCGGGCCAGAAGAATCGACCGACTCCTCGAGGAACTCGATCTCGCGGGGGCGAAGAACAGGAGGCTTGGGGCTTTTTCCCGGGGCATGCAGCAGAAGATAGGTTTTGCCAGGGCCTTCCTCCACGACCCGGACCTGCTGATTCTCGATGAACCCATATCCGGTCTCGACCCGGGAGGCGTGAAGCAGATCCGGGACTTGATCGCCGGAATGAACAGGCGAGGGAAGACCGTCTTCATCTCTTCCCACCTTCTCTCCGAAGTCGAAAAACTCTGTCAAAAAGTGGGCATCATCAACAGGGGGAAACTCCTCGCCGAGGAAAGCATGGAGAATCTCAAGAGAAGACTCAGCGATTCCGTAGAGCTCGAGGTTGAACTCTCATCGGTGGGAAGGGAGATAGTGGAGGCCCTGTCGGCATTCGACTTTGTAAGGGAGATCAAGCACGAGGGGAAGAGCCTCGTTTTGAAAATCGACTCCGACAGGGATTACCGGGGGGACATCTCCCAGGCCATCGCCAGCAGAGGAGGAGTGGTCCTCGGCATCCGCACCAAGGAGATCTCCCTTGAAGAGGCCTTTATGACGATTACACAAAGGAACGTCTCCCTCCTGGCTTCCTCTCCAGATGAGCCCTGAAGGCCTGTTTGATGAAATCGAAAACCTCTGCCATATATCGAATCGTCCTTCCGGCTGCGGGACTCGCCTCTGTTGGTGTGTTTCTCTTCCTGTTCAACCAGAGACCCTCCTGGATCGAGGGAAGGATCATCGACACCCTGAGCAAGGACGCGGTCTGGCACGTGACGATTCGTGTGGGAGGAAAATCCACGACCAAGTTCGCCAGCACCTCTTACCGGCTTACGGGGATCAAAAAGGGTTCCTACACTCTCAGGGCGACCGCCCCCAACTACTACGATTTCGTAAAACCCGTAAAGATCAAAAGGGGGAAGAACGTGATCGACATAGCCATGAGAGGCCGGGAGATACCGGATCTCCAGGGGATCATCGTCTTCACGGAGGCTACCGACAAGGGGCTCGAGATAGAGATAAGGTTGACCGACAGCAAGCGAATGGCTATCATGAACCCTCCGGCCCTTCCCTTCACACTGGAGGGGACTCTCTATGTCAGAAAGGGGGAGGAAGGAGAATGCAGCAGGGGCAGAAAGCTCTTCCAGGGCCCCATCGATCTCTTCTGGGAGCCCCACGATCCCCTTGCCAAGAACAAGGGAATCATTCCCTGGGATCGCATAACGGTCAATCCCGAACGAGAAAAGAGCGGGGTCCTCGAGGTTGTTCTCCATACACCTCAGGGCGATTTTCGCTATACGACCGACCGGGTCGAACTGGTCAGGCAGGTGTCGCAGAATGAGCGGTAGATTCTCATCGGCTCTCCAGACGGTCTACGCCTTGACTCGAAGGGATCTGCTCTCCAATCTCAGGGGCTGGGGAACTTACGTGGCGATCTTTGTCTCCTTCCTGGCCTCCTCCTTCCTTCTCAAGAACTACGTTGAGGCGATCAAGGAGAAGGACATCCTCATCTCTTCGGACCCCTTGAATTTCCCTCTTCTCATTTCCCTGGTGGTCATATCCTTCTATCTGGCGGTAATCTCGGTCGTTTCTATCTCCCGCGAGAGGGACCAGGGAACCCTGGAGGTTCTCTTCTATGGGAACGTCGACTCCCTGTCATATATGGCAGCCAAGTTTCTGGCCGACCTCGTCATCTATCTCCTCGTTATCTGCCTCCTGGTTCTCTATTTTATCGCCGTATCCATGCTGACCAATCTGGCCTTGTCCTGGAATCTCGTGAAGGCCGTCTTCCTATCCATATTCTCTATGTCGTGCGTTATCAGCTTCAGCCTCTTCATATCCTCCCTGACTTCAAAGACAAGAACCTCTATTGTCTGGCTTGTGGCCCTCCTTTCGGTGTTTGTCGCCATCCAGGTTTCTCATACCATGCTTACCAGGCTCGACCAAGCGGCTCTTTCTCCATCGCAGCAGTATCTGAGGGCCGCACTGGGTGTACTCTTCAAGGGTACGGAATGGATCTCCCCCTTCTCCTATCTCAAAAGGGGCATGGAGTCGATCCACGTGGAGAGCGCCCGCCTGTATGGGTTGAATCTTCTCCATTCACTCGCCTATTCGGCTGCTTTCATGGTAGCTGCCGTATTGGCGTTGGAGAGGAAGGGGGTTCGCGGATGAGAAGACTCCCTCCG
The genomic region above belongs to Deltaproteobacteria bacterium and contains:
- a CDS encoding ABC transporter ATP-binding protein, translated to MIRVENLTKKYNGFKAVDGLNLRVEQGEIYGFLGPNGAGKTTTILMLLNIVKPSSGRVFLLGQELTRANLRIKTRVGVVSEKQYLYKEMTAGEYLDFFGYLYQVPDRARRIDRLLEELDLAGAKNRRLGAFSRGMQQKIGFARAFLHDPDLLILDEPISGLDPGGVKQIRDLIAGMNRRGKTVFISSHLLSEVEKLCQKVGIINRGKLLAEESMENLKRRLSDSVELEVELSSVGREIVEALSAFDFVREIKHEGKSLVLKIDSDRDYRGDISQAIASRGGVVLGIRTKEISLEEAFMTITQRNVSLLASSPDEP
- a CDS encoding carboxypeptidase regulatory-like domain-containing protein, which translates into the protein MKSKTSAIYRIVLPAAGLASVGVFLFLFNQRPSWIEGRIIDTLSKDAVWHVTIRVGGKSTTKFASTSYRLTGIKKGSYTLRATAPNYYDFVKPVKIKRGKNVIDIAMRGREIPDLQGIIVFTEATDKGLEIEIRLTDSKRMAIMNPPALPFTLEGTLYVRKGEEGECSRGRKLFQGPIDLFWEPHDPLAKNKGIIPWDRITVNPEREKSGVLEVVLHTPQGDFRYTTDRVELVRQVSQNER
- a CDS encoding ABC transporter permease subunit, with the protein product MSGRFSSALQTVYALTRRDLLSNLRGWGTYVAIFVSFLASSFLLKNYVEAIKEKDILISSDPLNFPLLISLVVISFYLAVISVVSISRERDQGTLEVLFYGNVDSLSYMAAKFLADLVIYLLVICLLVLYFIAVSMLTNLALSWNLVKAVFLSIFSMSCVISFSLFISSLTSKTRTSIVWLVALLSVFVAIQVSHTMLTRLDQAALSPSQQYLRAALGVLFKGTEWISPFSYLKRGMESIHVESARLYGLNLLHSLAYSAAFMVAAVLALERKGVRG